The nucleotide window GCGCTCGCGGAGCGGCTGCGCGAGGCGACGTCGCGCAGGGGGGCGCTCCTCCTCGTCAACGACCGCATCGACGTGGCGCTCGCGGTCGGGGCCGACGGCGTTCACCTGGGCGGCGGCTCGCTGCCGGCAGAGGCGGCGCGCCGGCTCGTGGGTCGCGCCGCCCTCATCGGCGTCTCGACGCATGCCCCCGGGGAGGCGCCCGCGGGCGCCGACTTCGCGTTCTTCGGCCCGGTCTACGAGACCCCGTCCAAGGGCGGCGCGCAGGGCGAGGCGCGGCTCGCAGAAGCGGTCCGGGCCGCGGCGCTGCCCGTGCTCGCGATCGGCGGCGTGACCGCCGCGCGCGCGCCGGCGGTGCGCGCGGCGGGCGCGGCCGGCGCCGCCGTGATCCGCGCCATCCTCGCTGCGGCCGACCCCGCCGCCGCGACTCGTGATCTCCTCGCCGCGCTCGCCTGAAGCCGCTTGCCGAGCGGCGCGCGGGCGGGGTAGCTGGAGCCGTGCGCGCCGCCCTCGCCCTCCGGCCGACGCCCGCGGTCGGCGCGTATCGGACGATCGCGCGGCACCACGGCGTGACGCCGGGTCTGCTCCGGCGCCACCCCGGGCCGGCGCCGTAGGAGGAGGAGACCATGGAGTGCATCTTCTGCCGCATCGTCGCCGGGGAGATCCCCGCCGAGGTCGTCACGCGCGA belongs to Deltaproteobacteria bacterium and includes:
- the thiE gene encoding thiamine phosphate synthase, whose amino-acid sequence is MPPRVPSLVLVTDRGGTAGRDLVAVVAAALDAGLPAVQLRDKDLPGRPLLALAERLREATSRRGALLLVNDRIDVALAVGADGVHLGGGSLPAEAARRLVGRAALIGVSTHAPGEAPAGADFAFFGPVYETPSKGGAQGEARLAEAVRAAALPVLAIGGVTAARAPAVRAAGAAGAAVIRAILAAADPAAATRDLLAALA